The Lycorma delicatula isolate Av1 chromosome 2, ASM4794821v1, whole genome shotgun sequence DNA window TTGGAAATCCATTCTGTTTTTTCATGCGATATTCGTAATCTTATTTTACTTGCAAATCTTTCTAATTCTGCTAGTTTAGGTAatcttaaatagtaattttttcaatcttctttattactttattttatttataaaaatttcatgctGGCAGCCTCTACATAGTGTATTCGAGGACAGATTTTTCTAGTGAATTTATTCATTTGCTCTCGAAGTTACATTTCCTTTTCTTCTATCACTTTATATTTCCTTACAATTTCTTTTCTTCTGAATCTGATATATGTATCTgcctagaatttttttaaaacatgattgTTCATGTTGGGATGAGAAGTGCAGAAATGCGCATTTAATCGAGCGTGAAACGATTCGCAATTGTTCGTTTTACAATTCGTTATAACTCTGAAATCCGCCCATATTTTTTTGGAGGAAGCAGCTTCAGGAGAAACGTAATTGTTGAATACGTAATATGTGAATATTCTTATGTTTTCTTTTCCATCTGGTTGTCTGTGAAACAGTCGTCTGTgtcgaacaaaaaaattatttcaaaaacggTTGGCTCCCGTTTCGATATATATTCAGAAGACAGCCCAAGAGCTTGAACTTTTATCCATAAGTTTTCCCTCACAAAAACGACAACCTGTTAACAATatatcacaaatttaaatataatcaaaaaacgACATTTATCTTGGGCCAAACAACATTTGCAGCACCATTTACTGCAGATTTGAAGTCTATAAACATTTCCTCAGGATTAAGGTACAAATTATGCGATTTGCACTTCGCGTCAATTGACTTGAGTATTTGGGTATAAGTGCAAGAGTCCTTGTccggtaatagaaaaaaaaaaactagtgaaaGATACATACCCTTCATATATCAATGTATTGAgaatatctgtttaaaaatttttgggaaaattttaaatgtattattaacatAGAGTTTTGgcgtttcacaaaaaaaaaaaaatgttaattttggcaTTGAAACAAATAAGTCCTTTTTCAGGTCGTTCATCATGAGGAAATCTTCTCTCTATTGGTGACAATTTCCATTTTTTGCACAACGTGAAGAGTTGCGCAACGACGTTTTGGAAGCCTTGAATGAATTGTTTCTCTGAACCGCCTAATTACTCGTTTAACTCATTTCCTGTTGATAATGTTTTAGTCTCCATTATTTGTCAATTCTTTCTGTAAACGTTTTGATTGCCTGAATTACATATCTTCAACTGCTATTCTTTTCacagaattttctatttttgtctgttaattatattttcttccaaGCGTGCAGGAGTGTGTTCTTGAAATTTCctgtaatttcattttctaagtcaatttctaaacaaaatttgaaaagtttttatggTGCATGCTCATCGCTGAATTTTGTTCATCAGATGTTTGTAGAATCTGAATTTCTTATCACCAACTACGAAGATTTATTTACCCTTCTCGTTCTTCATAACTTCCATGATCGATGCTCTGCACACACAATTTGACAACTTATACTGACAACAACTAAATCAGGAACAAATCCcgaaaaagttataaatacaaacagaagTAGATGAAGGGATTGTTGACCGAACTTATTTGTAGTAGTAACGGAAACGCAATTGGCCAGTTCTATAAAGGGGAGGAAGGTAGCTGCGAATGGAACTGACTGAGCCcaaaactcatcatcgcaaaatcagctttCTACGAGTAAATGGAATTTGAATCTTGAAATTCAAGATTTCTGAAGTTCAAGTACCTTGTAAACGCAGTTGGTTTTGTATGGAATCTCTTTGCTAgactgtgaataccggtgttctttaatgtttttttttttttctaatctccgagccaccgttaggtattatttcagagatattatgaatgacaagtagcgtgtgaaaatgtcatgcctggtTCAAACCctggacttccggatgaaaggctgagtcgCGCccctcgcgccacggaagccggcgttctttattggttttttttttttttatttcccgtccctccccgggccggatcctcAACAAAGCAAATCACAGtccagggggttgtctactcaaacgggaaGCCGGACTATGTCGTTCTTTATTGGTTGGTATCATTTAACTATACGTCTCAGGAGTGCTCGATCTGAGTCTTGTTCCAGTCTACTTATTTACAGGTAcaattacacttacattgcacgaCATCTGCAGCTACATTAGGCCCGCCAACCGGTAACGGTAATTGTATTTGCCTATATACATACCAGACCCGGAAATAGCTGGAAAACAAGTTGGagaaaacatataatatttaattaaagtaaaaaattctaatataacaataattattcatctttaaaaattGTCTCAAAATTACCTCTTGCGTTAcaaatctattaatataaacttcaCGTGTAAATAACTttgtgtatgaatttttttttaattttaataaatcttttatatagatatcttttttttttttaattaatgtgtgacagaattttttttctaaaaacttgtTCAGAGAATTCGTTATTTGTAATGTTAAGTATCATTTGACTAAAAGTAGcctaattatttctttctttttataattaaatatatataaactttttcttttttctacaaacATAAcctacttttaagaaaaataataatccattcattatttatttttcttgatagaTTTATAGAGAAAAGAAAAATCCTAACAGTTCTTTGACTAAACATAAACTACTTGTTTTTTGTTACAGAGTATCGTTCTACTGAGAGACAGAATAAATTCCAAGCAATATGAACTTAATTGAAGAGCCCAGTGTCTGGCAACTGTGTTTGAAAAAAGTACGGTCACTATAATCGTTTCATGTAAAACTTttgatgaaaaaactttaatataaactttGTTTAAACGGTCATCGTTACACTTTGAGATATTGCTATTAAACCTGCAGAAAATATCaatcactgattttttttcttttacaacctTTATACTAGTAAAATGATcataaaattaaacgataaagTGGGAAATTGGATCAAATTACTTAccttagtttcaaatttttaataatagcacTATGTAGGAGTATTCACTTTAGAAATGGGATTCTTTCACATCTAGAATTATCAGTATCAACTCATCTGTACTTCCGTAGTTTTATTAGACTTTCAGTGCAGTTATTTAAAAGTCAGTAATtgaaacttatttacaaaaaaaaaataaacttttttgaaagAACACTTCAGAAGCGAGAAATTctcataagttttataaattttgaactcAAAAATGTAGATAAACttatgaatgaaagaaatagTTCGATCTCAATGATTGCATATATTTGATATTGCGATTTGTTTTGTATTTCCGATGAGTTGAGGAAAGGgataatttttcacaaatgagAATGCTTCAGTGTTTGTTCTTGTTTTTGGCTGTGCGTGGAACACTAGGCTTTTCCTGCGTCTGTTCGCCATCAGAGTGCGAGGAAGTGCGAGAATCCGAGTGTCCTCCGGGAGCGGGTACCGTTTGGGATCCATGCGGTTGTTGTCGTGTTTGTGCCCGTACGGAAGGAGAGCCCTGCGGAGGTCCTTACGGCTTTTACGGCTCTTGTGCAGCAGGACTTGAGTGTGTAGTTACCGATCTTCTAGCCGACAATGCTGAAGGTGTTTGTACGAGTAAGTGGAAACTACATTTGCATTTTtgcattgtttttctttttgtctttttacTTAATTGTACTTACGTGCTTATCTTTATTAACAATATtggatgttgttttttttttcaccatttcTTGATAAACTATgcttaatattacaattatttattaataaattactaaacataatttataattatatatatatattttttaaattagtattatttttattacggttAGATCATGTATTAAAAGCAACATTctgtagatttaattaattttttttattcgttttattatatttaaaataaattaagttattaggaactatttaatgaataaattaggaaaatattttcaattaatataataggacaacttaatgaataaataattaatctattgtaaaaaattgaaggattgaACTGAGTTATAAGAAATTactgctaatatttttttcaatctaataactttatttagatGAACCTAGctccaaaaattataatatctctTCTAAAATAAcacgatttattatttaattattttgtaaggttcgaaattgtttattttatgctGTATTTTTGATAGATTTTAAACTGTATAGGCATCAcctatactgaattatttatccGGTTAATACGTTTCGTTTTTCTGTCCTTTTAgggcaaaatgtttattttatcattacccTCTATTTTCCAACATTTTGATCCCGTCTTCCTTACTTGTTCTTTCAGTTTTAGTCAGACGCTCAGTGGATCTTTGTAACAATAATGGATCTATAGAGTTATTACATCTTATTTTGTGATTCCAAGTTGAACTTTCTATGGATCCAGATTTCTGGGGACTTTTTTAATCTAGTTTCATACACATAGAGCCTACCCTATTCAGGAGATTCTTTAGGTAAGGCTGGACCTTCTAATCAGCTAATATTGAGATGTAAGATATCTATCCAAATCTACACGCGCACGGAAAACAATTACTgtctaaaaaatcattaaaaattaaattgagcaCATcactaatatgaaaatataattagattaatataaattgattattaattaataaaaatattaatgatatctATTTTTCAGATGTTATATTAATGAATACTTTACATTAGTTTTATCTTAACCAATATTCGTCAACGTTTCTTCTATATACAAGTATTTAAGGTGTTTATAAAATCTGTAGTAATTGAAACAGTGATTTCTGTGTTCtcagtttaaattacaaattgaattataaaaagaaaattgttatccGTGACTTGTTTCTGTTCACActtaaatgaaatagaatagtCTGCTGAACTGAGAAAAGCGTGCGAAGTTGCGGCCGCAGAAAATGGAAGTGCTAATTGTACAGAGTAACAATTGAAGCCTGGGGCTTTAGCGGTGGAACGGAGCCTAACTGATTACACTGCGGTTCTGACGCAACACCGCCTACCACTCCACTTCGTCACGGGGTTACTCTGTTTCTTCCTCTGTGCTGATTAAGGAGCCTACTATATCTTTACTCCTCTTGGCTTCACTCATACTATTTATTTTTGCCACGAAATATCAACCCTATCTTCATCCTGTAAAATGGAATGTCAACTTATTCCCGGATATCTAGCTTACGGCACAATTCTGTGGGTTATTTTGAATAACTCCTCTATCTTGCTATTtcggtttaattaaataatatcatctaCTTAATGAGTTACATAGACCGATGagtgcatatttattttaataatagtggtAATACTAacaacaatagaaataataaaacctaTTCCTATGATAATAAACGAGTTAACGCAAAAATAAACTTGCAAAGGAACTTTATTTGTTTTgcaaaaatgtagtaataaaattaaaataaattgcataaacctatccatcccttttctattacggtttttatttaagtaatcttaaaatataactaattcaaTTTCATTAAGGTGGCTTTGAAATACAGTATAATtgttatgtatgtaaaaaaatactttcagtaATATTCAAtttggatataaattttaatttcccaaTTTAGAATGCTCCAGACTATAATAAAAGTACACAGTAAAGTATATAGCGCAGCGTACCTCAGAACCTGTATTAGTTATTTTCATCTAGTAACCAATcggtaaataatatattttttttttattatttgatcgtAGAAAAtcggttatttattaataatggatATTCTGATGTCACTTGTTAAGGAGTATTTAACGATCGATTTTACTATGTTGTTGAAGATTATAGTCGTAACTTTAGCTAAAATACGGAACTAATTTTTACACGTTACACTGTGCAAATAAAAATTCCAagtatattttgtgtgtgtgtgtgtgtgtgtgtgtgtgtgtgtgtttgtgtgttttagGTAGAAAAAGATACATgaacctgaaaaaattaaaactcacaaATACATAATCTATCATTAGTAGATTCACAATATTTATcaatggagttttttttttataaataaaagttttttattt harbors:
- the cmpy gene encoding crimpy — protein: MRMLQCLFLFLAVRGTLGFSCVCSPSECEEVRESECPPGAGTVWDPCGCCRVCARTEGEPCGGPYGFYGSCAAGLECVVTDLLADNAEGVCTRKPGVIVGCTFPNTVAGCNIVGAHCRCGEALVCPGDPGFNFRSLLECQMNLAVMLAHTHSVLQKVKNEFDYHVFKKFEHKDALYL